The DNA window acaattagagagaagcctgcgtgccacaatgaagagcctgcatgcctcaacaaagatcccgcgtgccacaacaaagatcccacgtgcgcaacaaagatcccgcgtgccacaactaagacacgatgcagccaaataaaataaataaataaataaattctgtcATGGACGCTTTGTTTTCCTCATTCAAAGGTGCACATCATTctttacatttcaataaaaagaatTGTGACATGAGatgaaaagtttaagaaaatagtTTTCAAGCAATTCCAAAAATAACCATGTGGAATGCAGTTTTATGCAActtacaaatttttttcattttggctttTTGTCAAAGACAGAAAAGTTTTTCCTGAGTCACTGAAAAGAACAATTTTAGTGAACTAATAAAAGTATCCTGTCCTACCTCTGTTGATCACCAACAAGTCCTGTAAAACACAAAGGAAAGTTTTCCTGTATTACAATAAGCTGAGGGTGCTGATACATGAAGCTGTTCACTTCATTGCATTAAAATTGTTTCTTATTTTAGCCAAATATGTGTCCAGCAATGGTTAGATCATTAAGTACCACGACCTAATCTGTAGTTAAGAAACTATCAAGATGAAGATGATAATGAGAGATGGATAAGAAAGGGGTGCCCAATAATGATTTCTGAGTGGGGGACTCTCTGAAACTCTAAACAAGGAATAACTGGTGTGTTTCCCCAGGAGAAACTTCTCTGAATAGAGTATCAAaagatatatatttcaaatatcaatgaatcagatatttgaaaaataaaaatcacaaagcTTAGCCATGCAAATAGTTCTCAATAATGAACTACATAGAAAAAAAACATGTTcaacaaattttgtttttcattaactttgatcatatgtgtttatataagagatttcctttctttaatttccttcggGAGATTGTagataatacagaaaaaaaaaacatggaatttAGGTCTGAATCTAGGTTCTATTTCTGTGGATTCAGCAAGcaaaagctgtgtgaccttagaaaaGGCACAGTCTCTATTGagttttaatttattcaattataACAGGGGGTTAATAACCCTTACTTCATAAGGAGGTTTTAAATATAAGATGTAGTGCATGTAAGTAACCTGTGACATAGGGATCATTTAATACTCTGTAACTATTGTTATTACTAGGAAATTTCAGcagctttaaaagaaattttcacaAATCATTAGAAGTAGGATGGTTCATGTGAATTAGTCCATAGAGATTGCTCATTAATTTAGTGAAAATAATTCCCACTGTATatagcttaatttaaaaaaaaaagatctccctGAATGTCCTGTCCTTTAGTGGGGTTATCACATACACTACATGCAATAAAACATGTGGACCTATCTCCCAAAGTATGTCAGAATTCACTGCAactcagattttaattttttaaaaatgcaatgaaaagtaggagaaatacaaaaacatttcaataatcattattcccattgtgtattttttatttatgtttactcAATTTTTTAATTAACCTTGGAACAAAAAGGACTCCTGAGACAAGAAGAAAAGATTTTTCAGAATTATGTGAACTTAATTGCTTGGATTTGTTAGTAGCTAGATGTTAGCGACTGCAggtttgtgtcctccccaaattcatatattgaaccCTATtcctcagtgtgatggtatttagaggtgGGGGCTTTGAGAGGTAATTAGATTTGATGAGGTCAAGAGAGTAGGGTCCTCAtcataggattagtgcccttataagaagggaaagagaatagaactctctcactctctctgccATGAGAggtcacagcaagaagacagccgaCTGCAAACCAcaaagagggctctcaccagaactcCACAATCTGgccccctgatctcagacttcctagacttcagaactgtgaaaaactaatttctgttgtttaagccacacagtctattgtattttgttaaagcagcctgaactaagacacagCAATTATTATAAAGAAAGGAGTTCATTTTTAAACAGAGCAAATATAAACCATAGGGAGGTGGTGAACACAGAGAACTGTTAATGGCTACAGAACTTTGAGAGCAGAGAACATCACGAAGACAAATAGGATGAAAGTTCAAGAACATGTGGCAATGACCAAGTGTATTTTGGGAACAGCAAACAAAGAGACCTATTGATATGTAATCTTCTTTTCTCAGGACAAGATGGTCAGCCAAGTACAGTTAATTAacagtgaaaaataattaaaaataaacacaggtTGAAAACTCTCAGCacaacagagaaaaaaggatgacctatatgggaaaagaatctaaaaaagagtggatatattcatatatataactgattcacttcgttgtacagcagaaactaacacaacagtgtaaatcaactatactccaataaaaattaaaataaataaataaaaatattttaaaaatataaataaataaatacaagaaaaaattcagaaaacagtAGAAATTGGCAATGGCTTGATAGGCAGAAACAAAGATTATTTCAAGTAGTGATGAGAACTAATAGGCACCCCAGACTAAAGAGTTGTTGGTTAAAAATTAACTGCTATAACAGTAAGGATGACAAAAACAAGGGCAGTCGGACAGTGACATTGTGTGCTATCATTTATAAAGAAGAAGCCTTTGCATGTGTTATGTAACTGTCAGGACTAAATTTAATTTAGTAAATTTAATTGCCAAACTTAAATCATGCTTCTGATAATGTAGACAAAAGGGAGATCTTTAGAGACCAGGGGAGCATAGTGGGTCAACATGGGcatgcttttctttcttgggtTCTTGTTAATATTTGGGTTCCTcctaaaaatggaataaaaatgataGAACAATCTCTGTAGGTTGCTCTGTAGTTCTAAATTAAAGAAgagtaaaaaatgttatttatcatCTAATTCTCTAAGCATTATTGCTATCTGAATTTTGTAGACAAGTTAATCACCTCAGGGACATAGTATTATGGAAAAGTCAGTAAACAGTGAACTTGACTTTTTAAGCTCTGAATTTAGGGCTTTCTATCCCTAGAAAACTTAGTATAGCCATTTTCCCCTGTCTTTCTCATTTCCTCTGACCTTTAGGGCACAGTTATTTCAGAATATCATGGGGTTAACTGGATCACTGTGTGATAAGAAACCTGCCTGGAGGCCCTGGGCTAATTCCTGATAGGACAGCTAACTCTATAATTATTCTAACGCGAACCCAAGGTTGATTTCTCATTCTGATCGCAATCTTTTGGCTAAGAAAATTTCAGGAGTAAAGtactaatatttttgaaatgggGAGAATATTTTTGTGTGAAATAAGGTCTTGGTAAATAAAGCTTAATGCTTCAAGGAAGAGAGGTTTGATAGTGCACGAAGGCAACGGGTACATCAATCCACACCTAGGAGGCAGCTTCTAGGTGAAGGCTGAGGCTCTCAAATATGTAGATACCTATTTCCATCACAAGTTTTCCTGTTTTTATGTAGATATTCTGCAATATTCAAACGGACTCCTAAAAACCATGTCACATGAATTTAGAGATTTTGATTTGCTTCTCtacaaatgtaaatatatatacacacatatacacatatatatgtgtatatatgtgtgtgtgtgtgtatatatatatatatatatatatatatatatatatatatatatatatatgtttagttTGTCATTATCTCAACCAGTtatgtcattcctttttcattttccaattcTGTCAAGTCATTCCCTTTGCCCAGGTTGGCAattcaagataaaaataatactaatctGCTGTTTAGATTTCAACTCTCTTTTTATGGATTACAGATTACTTTTCCAAGGTTAACTTATTTCCCCCTCTACCACAAGTCTGTAACTGATACAAACCTGAAGGAGAAAATGCTAGATATTTTCTCTTAGCAAAAGGGATATGCTCTAGGTTCGTCCTTAAATGAGGCCAACAAATGAGGAAGATTACTGTAAAtatcagcttttaattttttcataatttcaaCGTGTCCAgtctaataaaataataacaactgGGCCTACCAGacattcctatttttttttagaagatagtTTATTTTGGCATCGTTTTCTTCCCCTCCTTCAAAGTACTTTTGTTTTAACCTCTGTAAACCACTAAGATTTTTTGGACCATTAAATTTTCAAAGTTTAACAAGTGAGCAGGAGATGTTTTCTTCCATACTTAGATTTAAGATAGTACAAGGAAgcagagaagaagtaaaattgtaaataaaaaatcatttttatgatgcaaaaatgaaaggaaattagcATTTGAAGTTTGCAAAGACAGGGCAGTGCATTCGAGGTGCCCTCCAGAAGAAAATTGCTAGTGGAGTTTTCCCAGATCAACATGTATGTTCATTTTAGCTCCACtattgtcatcattattattttgagatGAGACCGTTGAAAATGCATTATATTAGGGGTTTCTACCTCCTCCTGCAAATATGGAATTAAAGACAAGTTTAATTGACACATTTAGTTGATTCAATGAATACAGTCATTTTGTCCTGTAAATACTTATTTAGAAATATCAACCATTTGTATAGACTCAGGATGCTTGCACCATCTGTAGAATTCTAGTTGCTTAGGTCTAGGAAGACAGAGTAGTAAAGATAGAGCCACAGAATAAGCTAGCAACCTGTAAGCCACTGCATCATTTAATTGCTATTGTGAGTGCTTGCTACATAAGAATCCAgaagaagaaagcagaagaaaatcgcatgaattcttttttcttgtttttgcaattttttcccccttagaaatCAAGATTATCAGGAAAATACTAATGAGTAGTCTCCCTGGctcaaaagaaaacaacaagTGTTCGGTGCCATGGAGGAGGACAACATTGTATATTTAATTACTTTAGCCTTATTTTGTCCTTTGGCATGATCTGTTCCCTGTTTTCACTACAGGCAAGCTTGCTTTGAAGTTGTAGGCAAATTAAATCAACCACTTGGATCATATGTGTCCCAAAGAATGTGGTTTCTCAGGTATGAGCAATCTATCAATCCCCTGCTCTCCTTTCACTTTGGCACTGTGACAGTCCTAGCAAAGTTCTTAGGCAGAGAATTTATTTTGTATCTTGGTCACAGCAGCTCTTACTAAAAGTTTCTGCATTGCCAGTACAAGTTGTAACTTTCACATCTCAAGGGATTGATGCGTTTCTTGATGATTGTGCAAGCATTCCTAATTATGCCTCCAGGTAAATATATGGCTGTCTTCTTGGACAAATGAGAAGTACAAAGAATATGTTTATGTGCAGGTCTAGCAGTTCCAAAGTATCTCTTGAGGGCTTAGACACACATGAGTTACCATCCCCCTCTTACTGGCTGAGAAAGTTGCCCCACCTGATTTGTAAGTTTACCTGCGGTAGTCAGTGGAGTGAGGGTGAGTGGGCAACTCAGCCAGCCAACACTGGATTTAATCTGGTTAGAAATAGCACAGCAGCTCTTATTTGAAAAACCACTGAGTTCTGAGTTCATTACAGGAAAACTCTTCTCCCCTGGGGCGCAGAGAACCTTGCTTCAGAGTAGCCCTACCGGCTCAGGAGTCCAGTCAGATAAAACCCAACCTGGAGGAGAATGGCTACCTATGCCCTGCAAATCGCCGGACTGGTGCTTGGTGGTGTTGGAATGGTGGGCACAGTGGCTGTCACCGTCATGCCTCAGTGGAGAGTGTCTGCCTTCATTGGAAGCAACATTGTGGTTTTTGAAAACCTCTGGGAAGGACTGTGGATGAATTGCATGAGGCACGCTAATATCAGAATGCAGTGCAAAATCTACGATTCCCTGCTGGCTCTCTCTCCGGACCTACAGGCATCCAGAGGACTGATGTGTGCTGCCTCTGTGCTGTCCTTCCTGGCTTTCATGATGGCAGTCCTTGGCATGAAGTGCACCAGATGCACCGGGGACGATGAGAAGGTGAAGGGTTACATCCTGCTAACGGCTGGAGTAGTCTTCATCGTCACTGGCCTTGTGGTGCTCATCCCTGTGAGCTGGGTTGCTAATTCCATCATCAGAGACTTCTACAACCCAATAGTGGATATGGCCCAAAAACGTGAGCTGGGAGAAGCCCTCTACATAGGCTGGACCACGGCGCTGGTGCTGATCGCTGGAGGGGCActgttctgttgtgtttcttgctgcAATGAAAAGAGCAGTAGCTACAGATATTCTATACCTTCCCACCGAACGACCCAGAAAAGCTATCACACGGAAAAGAAGTCACCGAGTGTGTACTCCAAAAGTCAGTATGTGTagttgtgtatatttttaaactaccTATAAAGCCATGCAGATGACAAAAATATCCACTATTTTCTAAAAATggaaccccccaaaaaacactgATTTGCTGTTCTTAACTGCCTGCTATTAATTACAGGAACTGTTCATCAGCTCTTTATGATTCTATAAGTGATTTCAGCCGAATGAGATATTATACACATTGCTCTGATTGTTCTAGAAAGTACAgtcatttgttttctaaaatgctttatgttgttttctccttttatcaGTTACTTCAAAATGACATTGTTAAAGACGATTATTTTACAACTGATTTCTTTATGGCATAGCGTTATGCATATAGATGAGAGTAACGTTTTTATGTCACATAAATAGAGACAGGcttatataattctattttaaatgaaacaCTGATTCATTACACTGAATAAATAGAATTCAACTATTGCTTTTCAGGGGAACCAGGGATAAGATTGAAGAAGGTTCATATTAATTGTTTGAAAACAGCTTAGTGATGAATGCATTTGATTTATAATGAAGGTTAAAATGAAGGCTTTAATCAGCAGTGTAAAGGGAACTAAATGGTTTTTTGAGATCCTATTTTTCAGCCTAGGAGTTAGAAATCCTAACTCCTTTATCCTCATTCCCCAGAGGCCTTCCTTTTCTTGTATATTAAATGAACAGCTTTTAAAAGGCCGCTATTTTGTCAAGGGTCTTTGCATTCAAACTGCTTTTCCAGAGCTATACtaagaagaaagataaaagtaTAGTCTTAGAAACATTAAAGACTTCAGGAgagtgaaaaacattttttttccttttaagtttttgtGGCTGGAGAAGGATACATTTTGACAAGAAATcatatgtgtatatgaatattttaataactatttgtaTACAGACTTTGGGTTTTCATtaatgtaatgaaaacaaaaagcaaaactgatCTGTCCTTTGTGAACTGTATCTTCTCTTATGTGGATACTTAAGTCAAAATTGTCATTTAAGTCCttcaaagataaaattttctatttgttccatttTTGTTCAACTTTACTAAGGTATAGAATTACTATATCTTGTGTTTTCCCCAAATTTGATCCAACAGTTAACTGATTTGAAAGTTTGTATCTACATTTTTCTACCTTAAATGACTATGTATGTTACCTGCTTTATGTCTTTTGTATTAATAAATTGtgcctttttattttaagtatatagtCTTTCATTATTCTCcacttattctattttattaactTGTAGAGTTTAAAAACttgatattttcagctttgtaattttgaaaaaagactatcaaagtcacattttaaagataaaggtaGATTCAGCATTAATTTTTGAGAATATAAAGTATCATATATCATTTAACAACCTTACAATGATTGGATTCTCATACTAATATTTGATGCAGataatatatttgtaatttattaaGATAATACTATAGGTTACCCCCCAAAATCTATATCCTATAAATATTATGTTTGTAATAGACATTTATGTAAAAAATTTCCATAGCTAAATATGTTTCTACCTCTGAGAAATAGTGTTAATTAATAACAGTGGGTAATGTTTTAGGGACATGTATTATATACTAGGACCACTACTgctttatatgaattatatcaTTAAATCTTTTATGAGATTGATATGATTAGTTCAATCACAGATGAGGGCGCTTCAGAACAGTTTACTGATTACCCAATAGAGTCAGGAGAAAAAATAAGGACTGTCTGACTTCACAGTCCATGCTCTTTTTCTTCAGGACAAGTAGATTTTCTTCAGCAATGTCTAGTTTacaaactgatttttgtatgtgaaAATGACTTGCTTAACTACTGTTAGTTGCGAAAACTTTTAGTGTTTTTTCTGAGATTGGTGATTTTCCAATAGCCTAATACTAGTTTACCTTAGGCAATTTTGGGTCAAAACATTCAtaagaacagaaataaagaaaaactaactaagcattttggagaaaaaaaaaaagtccaacctTCTAAACACCAGCCTTTAATCAAACATCCTTTTTACTTAGAAAGCTCTCCTGAATATCCCAAACTCAGttattcttttcatcttcttttctctAAAGCAAAATTCTAACATTGCTGGTTTTCTGTGGCATCACCTTTTGAGTATCTCTGAAATCTTTCTCCAACTTTCCACCTTATTAACATCTCTCTTTCCTGCTCTCTAGACTTGTGTTACTGCCTTCCTCCAGCTACCCTCCATGTTCCTAGCTCAGTTATTTCTAGAATGCAAGCCAGACCCCATCACATCCTGCTCATAATCCTTGTAGGAATGCTCCATTGCCTGTAAGGTAAATCCAAATGCCTTAGCAGATGATAAGAGACAAGAAGGAAAATCTGTCTTATAATCTTCATGGCAAACTTTATCACACAGTAACATCAGTGTATAATGAGTAtgataacaattataaaatggATGTCCAGAAACTAGAATAATTCATATGTCAAATGTCTTCTTTAATATCCTGAAAAAGATGCACTGATATTAGGAAATTGTCTGACTGGTGGCAAATTATGTGCAAAAAGGATGTTTGATATTGTAGTCTTATGGAGAAAAAATGTGGTGTGACAAAAAGAACACAGGGAGGTGGGGGTATAGTTTTATGCCCTCAGCTTACAGCTGGACTTTGTTGTCTTTCATACTGTATCACCTGCAGCCCCTACCCTGAACCACTTCTGCTGAATCTGTATCCAAAATGACCCCCTCCCACACTGCAAAAACTGGTATTAAGCTGCATTACCTTAAGTGGTAGGGATATGGGGATGGCCAAGACACAGTTTTTATTCTCAAAGAATTTGCAGTCTAACCAGAGACAAGAGCAAGAAATGTACCCTTCATTGCAAACCTCCCAGGTGcttgaccttttcttttcttaccaCATCAATCCTCTAAGAATTCTATGAATTACTTAAGAAATCATGAGAATACTGAGTCtcaaaggtatatatatatatatatatatatatatatatatatatatatatatatatatacacacatatacatatatatatatacatatatatatatatatgtgtgtatatatatatatatatatatatatatgtgtgtatatatatatatatatatatatatatatatatatatatatatcccctaaTCCAAGAGGCTGTACTCTTCCTACTGTAGTATTGTCCAGAGACATCTCTCCCAGAGTTAACTTTCTGCACAATAAAAGTCATCTCACTGTCCCAGCTCCAAGCCTCCCTATGACTCACTGGTCCCAGCACCCTTTCCCCCTGAGTCCCAGGGTGGACTTCATCATCAGTCTTTGCTACCCCTaagctcttctctctcttccctcccaacTTCTACAGAAGTTACTGCTTCTCAGTTCCTGACATCCATTACCTTTCCCCTTggaatatattctattttttagacGCCTATCATATTTCAAATTCACCgggcctccttcctttccctgagAAGGCCTCCAAGAGCTACTGGAACAATACCCCTGcaagcccctcctccccactctgaTCCCACCACCCACTATGCAAAGCAGAGCAGTAGCTGGGACCCAGCCAACAGGAAGAGCAAAGAGACCAGCTTTCTGCAAAGCTTCAGGCCCTGCCAGATTCCAGAAGCAAAGAGCAGTACTGTGTTCAATTCTGAGAGTCATGAGAAGCAAGAGATTCCTGGTGCAGAGGCCCAAGGCTAGGCCAGAAGCCCTGTGCTGGGGTGAGACAGGCAGGAAGAGAAATGTGGGTCTTACCTGCTTCATAAATTGTCTTTGAAGGAGGGGGGCATTTGTCCAGCTGTGTAGTCTCAAGGTGGATAATCAGGGCCAGCAGAACTGTGAGAGACTCAAGTACAGGGTAGGTTCTTGCTTGACCTGGGGCCTCGGAGAGAACTGTCACTGAGAGTGAGgatattgagagagagagagagagagagagagggagagggaggcagagagggtaCATCCCAGGGCCCCAGGAGAGAGACAGCAACTTTCAGGTCATTAGATCACCAGGCAACAATGAGAATCCCTGTCACCCTACGGTGGGCTATTGCTAATTACAACAACTTAACTTCCACAAGAAAAGTGATCCTAGAATCACTTAACACCAAATGGGACTCAACAACCAGAAAAAGGAAGTGTAAACTGAGTACCCACAACTGGCGGAGGACCTTTGAGGAAATGATCTCCTGGGAAAGAGAGAAGATGTCTTACACAAACAAACTCTAGCTGTAAGAGCCAAAGGGAGGTTGAATCATGGAATTAAAGAGCttctttttcctaaaataaaataactttcacatttaaaaagtctgcagggggctttcctggtggcacagtggttcggagtccgcctgctgatgcaggggacacgggtttatgccccagtcctggaggatcccacgttctgcagagcggctaggcccatgagcaatggccgctgggcctgcacatccagagcctgtgctccgcaacgggagaggccgcagcagtgagaggcccgcgtaccgcaaaaaaaaaaaaaaaaaaaaaaaaatgtctgcagGGAAGGAAGCCTTGAGGGAGGTCAGTGCCCTGAGAAAAACTGGAGGTTTGGAAGATCAAGTAGAAGAAAAGCTCCAAACACAGAGCAATCATAGAAAAAGTTACGTAGAAAAATATGTAACtcataaggaaaaatataaagaacttggAGAACAAGTTCAAGGACCTAAGGGGCAAATTcagagagaagaataaaaaacagatGAAAGCAGGGGCAatcacttaaagaaaaaaaaaaagaaaaaagaaaaggctcaAACTTACAAAGACTCATTGAGGGCctgagaaaactaaaaaaaaaaaaaaagtattagttaAAGTCTTAAATTCCAAGCTCAAAAAGAAAGTATGCAAGGTTTCACAATCATAAGAAATTACTTAACagccaaaacaagaaaaacatacTACTTCTGGCAAATATTTCAACCACAAACCTAGAAGCTAGATGATGGTGgattaataattaaagaaaatgagagagcaAAGACCATAATCCAATAAGTCTGTTCCAaacaaaaactacatttccctgttaatgagaaagaaagacattttgTGGCTAGCCCAAGATCCAGCAGCTGCGTCACTCATATGGCTGATCTGGAGGAAATACTGAAGCAACGAATCATTAAAGAGACCGCAAGGAGGGGAAGTTGGAAAGGAGAGGAACCTTGGTCGGCCATGACTCTTGCAGTAGACAGAAGGAATTGGTTGGACAAGAATAGAGAGGAGAGTTTGAAGGTTTCCAGTTGCTGTCTTCTGGAACTCTTCTCAACACCAATGTCCAGGAAACCACTACAAATATGTCAAGGTTGATCCTCAAGTTCTAAACTGCTGCTTTCCCAGTCCTGCAGATAAGTTCAACATATTCAGcatgggaaacaaaacaaaacaaagaacatcTAAAAATCTAGCCTCAGActtcttgtttcttttcatcttctgcCACAGGGTCCATAGTGGCATATGGACCATATTCTAGCCTTGTCAGATTCTATGTCATGTCTTTGCCATCCAGGAATTCTTTCCTACAGACCTTGCTCATCTGCAATGCCCTTGTCTTCTTTTATTGTCAGGTGTGGTTGATCCCTTGACACTGCTTAGCTGCAGTGTCCACCACCTCTAGCTGTAAGCATTCACCATCCCTGTGCCAGCCCCAGCTCAGTGCAGCCCAGTCCATCTGCGAGACAGTTGTATACCAACTGGCCCTGCCTCTCCATTCTGGGAAGGACACTTGGTCTTTGATAGACAAAGAGGTTTATGGGCTTCCTCCTTGTCCCTCAAATCACCTTCAATTGTAAATCCTGTCTCTGCCCCACACCCCTTTTCCTGACTCCTTTCCAAATCCCaagaaatttatatgaaaatatggGAAACAGAAAGaatcttttataaaaagaaaaacaaagcaaataaaacaaacaaagaaaaaacagaattgaGCATTGTCCTAATTCAAGAAAGAATGTGTACAACCTTTCTTAcgaatgggttaaaaaaaattggcttttcttgtttatttttaattttttaaaggataaactGTATTAATACAGGcagcaaaacaaagtaaaataaataaacaaaaaatagtcCATCCATATACCCAgctctttcttaattgttttttctcttgataCCCCACCCTCTTTATTAACCACTAGCctctaaaatcattaactttgtAGGTCAGGGTTGCTTCTTTCATGGGTTACTTCTGCATTTTGCAATTGATATGTGGGAGGGGTGGTGGGAAGGAATGAAGACCAAGGTTGAagactattttttctttgttttttgtatgCAACGTAGTAAGAATGTAGTTGTGCAAGCATCATAAGTGAATAatctttctccctttatttttttctgaattgggCCAGattacacacacttttttttttttttttttgaaactggaGATATGGGTAGATATTTCTCCATAGCAATACAGAGGTCCTCTTTGAAGAAGGAACTTTTATTTATTAGATGTTAAATTGTAGAAATGCTTTAGAAATAAAACTGCCCTCCAACTTTAAAGGTGAAAA is part of the Mesoplodon densirostris isolate mMesDen1 chromosome 5, mMesDen1 primary haplotype, whole genome shotgun sequence genome and encodes:
- the CLDN8 gene encoding claudin-8, producing the protein MATYALQIAGLVLGGVGMVGTVAVTVMPQWRVSAFIGSNIVVFENLWEGLWMNCMRHANIRMQCKIYDSLLALSPDLQASRGLMCAASVLSFLAFMMAVLGMKCTRCTGDDEKVKGYILLTAGVVFIVTGLVVLIPVSWVANSIIRDFYNPIVDMAQKRELGEALYIGWTTALVLIAGGALFCCVSCCNEKSSSYRYSIPSHRTTQKSYHTEKKSPSVYSKSQYV